The genomic stretch AGCCTCCATCATGCTCTTCAGCACCTACAGAAAGAGCCATAATGATGagagtttaattttttatgagaatgaaatgttttatgaaataaattATGGATCAGTAGAAAACATTTGGTGTCTACCATCTGTTGTTCTTCCACATTCATTGTCATGGTTTGGACACATGTTTTGAATTCATCCACCTGCATAAAAGTTGAAAACAAGATGCACTTTAACGTGCAGTTTAAACCCTGAGGTCCACTGATTTTACACAAACTGCTGAAATGTTAAGATAAAACACAGAGATAAGGTATCCTCAGCTCCTGGTGTTTTGCTGTACCTTCTGTGTAAATGAATTAATGATGTCTCGGAGTTCAGAGGTCAGTCTATCCCCATCTGACAGTGTCTTTGCGTCTGTCTGCGCACCCGAAGGGTCCTGCACGAGACTGCACTGCTCCACACCTGAAACTGCCGGATGCAAAACGCAGACATGAGAACactgctagcttagcttagcacaaagactggaagtgaatagcttcagctagcatactgctcccaataagttcATAACGTGAACATTTttctcgggtgctgcgagcaaatcactccgcccatgtagcagtgcttcgtcttctgagaatatagttcccagtatgtatactgttaaaagatggctgtgtctcatatcaccttgttatttgtacatgctgtgactatacaaaccacaacacataaataggaaaatgtttgcgttattttgtcacttattgagagcagtatgctagctggagccattcacttccagtctttttgctaggctaagctagcgggggctgcgtcagacagagttacagcacgcacggagatgagaaaggtacgtatggacttatctaactctgggggatacggtgaataagctaaattcccaaaatgtaggcgtgttcctttaagtataCGATTTTAGAGATATCTCACTTAGAGATGTACCGATATTAAATTTTTCCACTGATACGGATATCCGATTTTTCTGACTGATATCAGCCTATAGTTTAATGGTtatgtttctgtaatggttAATCCAGCAGTATGTCTAAACTATTTagtcacatatatatattttaatgctaaaatgtatttattcttATAATTCATCTAATAAATTTATTAAGcactgtatataaatatatatatataattatcgGCACAACcataatatatacatattttgtattttcctTATTGTGAGGCTAAGGTCACCTGATATAAAAACCCTGTTTAACCGCTTAAGAAACCATCTCATATTTCTCTGCTGCCAGGGTTACACTGTAACACAGCACTACTATTAAAGCAagacataaaatgacatcttgCCTGCAGTTGGTGCCTGTGGGGTATTTGCTGTCAGTTTGGTGTTGTCATTATTGCCGATGGTCTCATTCCAGTTGATAGACACAGAAGGCTCACTGGAGGCATGGATCTGCTATTTAAGAGTGATAAAATCccaaaattacaataataaaactataaaaggCAGACattaagaaagaaagaaagaaatctttataaaaaaaactctcTTGATTCTCACCTGGCCAATAAGATTCTCAGTTTCAGTGTATTTAGCGAGTAACCTGTCATACTCAGCCTGTAAACCAACCAGAGGGTCAGAAATTAGTTAAACTTGTACAAAGAGCATTACAAGTACCTGTAACAAATATAAATTCACCTGTAACTGATGTGCTAGGCCAGCTTGTTCTTCCTTATCTGGGAAGAAAAGAGAGTCTTCTAAAACCCTGCTGATGACATCAGCTGTGGCTGTACACGAGGAGGGGCTTTTACCCAGAATTCCCGGTGAAGACTGAACTCGAGATATAGTTTGTAACTGTCCGATGGGTTTAACGGATCCATTACCTTTAGGTATTTTAACTTTAGGTGCCACTTTAGAGAAGTCAGGTAGAGGGTAATGCACCTGTCCCTGTCCATATTTCATTTCACTGAAGGACCTGGTCCTGCTGAAGGTAAGCTTAGGGTCTGTTTTAGACAGTTTAGGATGATTATCTTCATCTTCATCATCCACAATGGATACCGCATCAGAGCCTCGACTGGTATCTGCATCATCGATGCATATGTTTGCATCACTGCAGTTGCTTGCTGCTTCTTGCGTACCTTTTCCTAAATCTTCAAACAAGCCATGACCCTCAGCAGTTGAGGAATCAGGTTCCTCAGATTTATTTTGAACATTTTCCCTTTCATCTGAGCTGACTTGTTGAGCATTAGAAACTCGATTCAGCACGCTTTCATCAATGCTGTCCATCAGAGAGATCTCTGGTAGGGTCTCAGCATCGATCATCTTGCATGGGTTCAGCAGTTCTTCCCGAGAAAAGTGTCTGAGAAGAAAATCAGTGATGTGGGTCGCAGCTTGGATGGGCTTGGCTGAGGGAGGAGCCACGTCCTGCGTTGCTTTGTGATCGGAAGCAAGAACTGATTGCAAGGTGTCTTTAACGTTAAAATCCTGAATGGGCATCCCAGCAACGGTTTCACAAAGATTAGATGATTTTGATTTGGTTTTGTGATTGGTGTGTGCACCGTCGTATGGGAGCTCCTCATGCTCTTCATCACTGGTGTTGATAGCATCATCTTGATGTTTTCCACTGACCGGCTTTACTGCAGTTCTCTGTTTCTGTATTGGATGGTTTGTGGATTTATTCCTGGTGTTTTTGTGCTCTGAACGCTCATTGCTGATGGATTCGGCACTTTCTGTGGAGCTCTcttcagtctcacctgatagcTCTGTGTTGTCTGTATACACAAACAATAGTGTTTAACTTACATTTACagatttggcagatgcttttatcccaaatgaattacagtgcattaaattgtatttaaattGCTGGAATTTTGCAACCCTAGATCTTATCTCTATTAGTTACCTGTGAATTTTGGGCTCTCCGGTGAATCAGACCCCTGGGACAGGTGCACAGTGAAGGCGCCCTGTACATCACTGAAATTCAGGCTTTCATCATCACTGATATCCACAAAAATACTCTGCTCGATGCGTCTCTCCCACAACACAGATGACGATGTGATGCGAGCGTGTGCGTCCTCTGCGTCTCCCGCGCGCGCCCCACTCGCGTCTCCACTCATTCCCTAGCAACAAAGACGCAagaaattaaacttaaaaaactgTTCCTAATGTAAAATTATAACTAAAGCATAACACAAGACCGATCTCATTTAACTCCTAGCACGTGCTGTTTGACACGTGCATTATTTCATTCAAATTCAATTCAGTTTTCATGTAGGCCTATTTATGGCGCTCTTGCATTTGTTTTCAAGAAATGTGTTACTGTTTTTAACACTGagcttttaatttttaaagtcACATATTAACTTACATTAAATGTTCCAGAAAGTAAAACATAAAATAGAAATCGTACTAATATATATAGGAGCAAATGcttaaactttatattaaatgcTTAATCAAGTTACTGTACTAGCTTACAGAAGATCAAACAGTAGATAAAAATAATATAGAAACAAGGGAAATAACAGtattttaaatactgtaaatattttACAGCCTTTGAAGAATAATATAAATAGTAATGTAATAATATATTTGAAGCAGAAAAAACAACAGATCAGAATATGACATTGCACTTACCTGTTGATGTTATGGTTTCGTGTATTTCTGGGGGTCGGAGGAGAGTTTTTCGGCTCGACCTGGGCTCATTTCTTCGTGAATGACATAACAGTACAGGTCCAATAAAGTATTTTGCTTAAGTCTCAAGCCTGTACTGAAGGATCATCTtaagcattttaaataataaatgtcgTATCTGATGTTAATGCCCTGTGCTACAGGTGCTGTACAGGCGCAGGGGGTGGAGTCAAACAGCTGATTGCTATGGGAACTGTCAATCAACCTTGCTTCGTGCGTTTGAAAAGTAACGATATCTTATGACAGGTCATGGGTAAACGCTTAGTTTAATTACCATTACAAATTTGTTGTtgctaaaaataatttaaaccaAATTAAAGTAATAACTCTTGACAATGAAGTTAACCAAAATTTCCCTTCAAAGTGTGCAGAGATGAAAATTCAAATTTAATTGGTCATTCCTTTAGGAGGTGTGGTTATCTTTGAAttctctgctctgattggtcgagGAACGTGGTCTTGGCCACGCCCATTTCGCACTAACAGGCGTTGGTGAAGTTTTCTTACTGCAGCGCCTCGAGGAATTTAAGTTTTGTTGTTTTACTGCTCTAACTTATCGCGTCATTTTATCCGCTTGAATTTCTGTGTTATTCGTCATCTGGTTGTTCATAAAGTCGAAACCGAGGGATCGTCGGTGAGGAAACGGAGGAGTTTGTGTGAGTACGAGTGAAGTTTAGTCCGTAACGGCCGTTGAGAAAGAAGGGGCTAACTTACACGCGCTAACCCGCTAATGCTACACAATAAGCAATAAACACACAATCTGAATTTAAACCATCAAAGTAAACttggttttataaaaaaataaaaacttgagGTCTTTTGGGGGTTCGTACATTAGACAGtctctttgtaaatatattgtaACTTAGAGTGATCGTTTCGTCAGTACATTTAAATTGAATGTATTTATGAATTGTAATGTTTGTGTTTTCCTCTTTGTTTAGGCTGTCAGAAGTCAGACACACATTTCAGGTTGGTGTATTTTATGTGTGTAAGCTCTATAAATATTTCTGCTTGCTCAAACTCGGACTGTTTGCTTTGGGAGTGTTGCTACTGTTCGTTGCGATGCTTTCTATAatttatgttatatgtttgctgTTTTTCTTGTGTTGCTCGCAGCTTCTGCTTTGCTGTCCTATTGTCTATGTATATTTTAGCTTCATCTCTCTGTCTATTTGTTTATCTACAATTGTACGATCATGTGGAATCCCCTTTGATTCATCCAACATACCCAAACCCCTGGTGCTGTTTACTTAAATCCTTGTTTCGTTACTGAAATTCTCGCAGATGTTTATTGGTATTTTCTTACTTGGTCACTTTCTGTATGGATACGTTTTGTCTATTAACAGTGAGTAGTTTGATTTCAGCTGTCAAGTGACAGTCGTGTTTTGTAATGACTGCTGATGTCATATCCTGTGTGTCATTGAAGTTGTGTGTGTCTTGTTAACCTCTCTTCATGTCTTATCTTGTCTAGTCAACCTGTCTCTGAGAATCGCACAGCTGTTTATCGGTTAGCACGCAAACCAGTTTCGTAACTGGCACTGTTTTTGAGTTCTTTTAGTTGTTTGTAATTGATAAAGAGCACAATGGATTTGTAGGTAGTTGGCATGAACAGTGAAACATGTTTTATCATGCAGATTGTGTTTGTTGGCACTTACAGTTGAGTGTAATTCTCTTTCTCTTCTGGAGAACTGTTGTTCTTAGGGTTGGACAATAAATCAATATATTTTGTggtttatatttttcaataatGATGATATGGTTTCTTAACACATTTCTGATATTTCAATATACATCACAGCGTCCTGTGGCCGTTCATGTCACTTCTAAAAATGTGCCTTAAACGTGGGTCATGGTGCTTCTTTCTTCCAAAGTGCGCTCCCGTAGCATATTTCGTAGCTAAGCAACCATGAGCTGGGCTCTTTGGGATGGCGGGGAAAACAGAATGCCTGCTCGGATTAAAATCTTATTTTTggcaaatatattttacaaatttttaattaatttgttcAAAAGTTTGAAGGTACAGACAGACATTCGTTGTGGGCATTGTTTTGCAATTTATCCAAAGGCTTTTTTTTTAACATCCATACATCCAATTCCACGTCTGAAATTGAGATATTTCGTTATAGAAATTTTGGCCATATCGTCCAGcccagatttatttatttacttatttttggAGACCAGTCATCCTGACCAACTTAAATTCTAGCTGGTTGGTTACTAATGCAGAGTAGTACACACATGGACAGTGCGTTTTTTGATAATGATGATATCTGTGTTCTTACCAGAGAAACCTAAACAAATGTGCTTTATTCAAACATGTGATAGTTTACTTATCTATGCTGCCTGATATCAATGAAAAATGTGATAACTTGCTAAATGGTCCAATACAATGATGCttattaaaggaatactccactttcttaaaaaaatcctgataatttactcactcccaTGTGATCCAAAAagtttctcaatttaatagactttattggacctcaacagtttatggtttcaatgcattttaaaattgcagtttcagcGCAGCTTTTGAGGGCTCTTAATGATCCCAAGCATGCCATAAAGGTATTATCtcgcaaaacgattgtcattttcagcaagaatttttttttttacttttaaacctCTCATCTTGCACCAACTATGTGATgcaccagcgcgaccttacgtaATGCACAAGCACGTCGAAAGCTCACGCAATGATGTATGTGAAACTACCGCCCCAGTGTTGacaagtgtgaagaaagaggacAGTTCttacattgttgtatgttgaatgatactaattgatggctttgtgtcagtttatagTTTAAAATAGCCCACAAGTGTATGTTTCACATTTGTGATGCGTGACGTGCTTGCGCATTACATAAGGTCCGCTGGGGCGTCACATGGCTTGTGCAAaacgagaaattgtggtttaaaagagcatctttttaatttttcttgctggataagacccttatgcctcggttgggatagTTTAGAttcgttgaaactgcaattttaaaaactgcattaaaCAGTTTACTGCTctaaactgttggggtccaataaagtctgtTAAATTAAGAACAATTCTGGAATGTCTTtcttaaaaaacttaatttcttctccaCTGAACCataaaagacatcaacattttggatgacatgggggtaagtaaattatccagatttttttaagaaagtggtGTATTCCTTTAAGCATTATTGTTTGTAAAGATTGGTGATGAGTCCAAGAGTGAGAAAATGTATGGTAGAGAGATTTTGTTTGATGAAGACTTTCATCCAAGATGAAGTTTCTTTCTGCACATCATGCTTCTGGTCCTTGCTTGCATTCATAGCAGATGATCACTGTTTATGGGATGATCTCTCTTCCTCCATGTCCTACTTAGTAGGGCCCCTTGATTTAGCTTTCAATACACAAAGCACAAACACAAGTCTTAATATCTGCCTCGCTTGCATGTGTCCGCTGCTTAGTGGGTGTTGCCATGGCATTACGCTCCGAATGAGGCTTCACACTCGGCATCTTGTGTTCTCTTCACAGAGAGCTCCGGAAGAGCGTCCTggacacacaacacacacaaacacatacttCCCAAACCTATTGCTGTGGAAAGACCGTGCTCGGCACTATTATATTAGTGTGGATAAGACGACTCTTGTGCTCACACTGGATTCTCCCATCACAAACATCAATGAGACTTCAGAAGTGCTTTAGTTGcacatgatttttttgttttcctttttgtCTTGGATGGACTACTTTCTGGATTTTGCTCAGGTCAGCACTCGATAATGCTCTTCAATGGCTGTGAGCAGGGCAGCGGTTAGCATTTCCAATGAGATCCAAACCTTTCATGTCCACTACAGGTAGGCATACCTACATTCATTCAACTTCACCTTTAAAGAGTTTTCATTTGTAAATAGTTGTCTTGACTTAAGGAGCAATAATTGAATTGTGCACATTAACAGTCAGACTTTCGGGGTCTCAGAAACTGGGCGACTGAAACTAGTGCTGTCCGAGATCTAGATTTGACCTGACAATTATAGACCGGTTTACTCGCTTGTGTCTATATAAGGAAAAGGCAAGAGTCTGTCAGTTCgcttaatatttaataaagcttTGAATCATTTATGATTGCTTGTTGTAACCCTGTGTGCTGGATCGGGTTCAgccttttttcttttgtttctgCTTAACATCTGTCACTCACAAAGAATATGTTTGTATGCAATATGCAAAATTATCTTGAAGTGCCATGATTATCTTCGTAATATAATCAGTTATGTCTTAAGTAGACTAAATGTTAACAGTTCAGAAATAAAACGCATGTCTAACAGCATATTGAATCCGCGTGCATTAGATCATAGAGACAGCACCTCAAATAAACCTGGAACTAGGACAAAGAAAAATTgcgtgtttttttatattttatatatgcaGTGAATACTTTGCAGTATTACTTTAAAGTTGATTGCTTTCAATTCCATATTTGAATGTTGTGATGCTTTGTTTTTGACATAAAAATAACCTTTCGTGATGATAtggcattaaaaataaaataaattaacatttaaatttCTATACCTGAAAATCACAATACTATTTTAGTTTCAGATCAGTCTGAAAGTTATTACATTTGTTctgttgtatttatttgtgctaTTGCTCATCATTTGATTActtgttcttattttattacTGACCTTTTACTTGTCTTTATCAATATTTGAAATTTATGTGGTAGGCTTGTCATTTTTGTTGTAGTAACCTAACCTTATTTATTAAGGCTACATGGGTCAAAAACAATGCTTGTTTTATTTTAGTGCTGTTTGGTGGGACCAGTGAAAATTTTGACAGGGCCGGTAAAAATCAGAAATTCATAGCTT from Paramisgurnus dabryanus chromosome 6, PD_genome_1.1, whole genome shotgun sequence encodes the following:
- the aknad1 gene encoding uncharacterized protein aknad1, with protein sequence MSGDASGARAGDAEDAHARITSSSVLWERRIEQSIFVDISDDESLNFSDVQGAFTVHLSQGSDSPESPKFTDNTELSGETEESSTESAESISNERSEHKNTRNKSTNHPIQKQRTAVKPVSGKHQDDAINTSDEEHEELPYDGAHTNHKTKSKSSNLCETVAGMPIQDFNVKDTLQSVLASDHKATQDVAPPSAKPIQAATHITDFLLRHFSREELLNPCKMIDAETLPEISLMDSIDESVLNRVSNAQQVSSDERENVQNKSEEPDSSTAEGHGLFEDLGKGTQEAASNCSDANICIDDADTSRGSDAVSIVDDEDEDNHPKLSKTDPKLTFSRTRSFSEMKYGQGQVHYPLPDFSKVAPKVKIPKGNGSVKPIGQLQTISRVQSSPGILGKSPSSCTATADVISRVLEDSLFFPDKEEQAGLAHQLQAEYDRLLAKYTETENLIGQQIHASSEPSVSINWNETIGNNDNTKLTANTPQAPTAGKMSFYVLL